Proteins found in one Tsukamurella paurometabola DSM 20162 genomic segment:
- the hydA gene encoding dihydropyrimidinase, with translation MTTTFITGGTVVSATGRGAADILVDGERIVALLEPGTTVLGSDLATTVDTVIDATGKYVIPGGIDAHTHMSMPFGGTNASDTFETGTRAAAWGGTTTIIDFAVQKFGERLEDSLATWHEMAGGECAVDYGFHQIVGDVNAASLSAIRGLQDEGITSFKLFMAYPGVFYSDDAQILRAMQVSADTGLLTMMHAENGPAIDVLVEQLLAQGKTDPYYHGIARAWQLEEEATHRAIMLAQLTGAPLYVVHVSAKQAVAQLAAARDQGQNVYGETCPQYLYLSLEDQLGAPGFEGAKWVCSTPLRSKHEHHQDEVWQALRTNDLQMVSTDHCPFCMKGQKDMGIGDFSKIPNGIGSVEHRMDLMYQGVVSGKISLERWVEITSTTPARMFGMYGRKGVLAPGADADIVIYDPNGHTSIGLEKTHHMNLDYSAWEGFEIDGHVDTVLSRGKVIVDDHQYLGRKGDGRFVRRALSQYLI, from the coding sequence TCGACGGGGAGCGTATCGTCGCGCTGCTCGAACCCGGCACCACGGTCCTGGGCAGCGACCTCGCGACCACGGTGGACACCGTGATCGACGCGACCGGCAAGTACGTCATACCCGGCGGGATCGACGCGCACACGCACATGTCGATGCCCTTCGGCGGCACCAACGCCTCCGACACCTTCGAGACCGGCACGCGCGCGGCCGCCTGGGGCGGCACCACCACGATCATCGACTTCGCTGTGCAGAAGTTCGGTGAGCGCCTGGAGGATTCGCTGGCCACCTGGCATGAGATGGCCGGCGGCGAATGCGCCGTCGACTACGGATTCCATCAGATCGTCGGCGATGTGAACGCGGCCTCGCTGTCGGCGATCCGCGGTCTGCAGGACGAGGGCATCACCAGCTTCAAGCTGTTCATGGCGTATCCGGGTGTCTTCTACAGCGACGACGCGCAGATCCTTCGGGCCATGCAGGTCTCCGCCGATACCGGCCTGCTCACCATGATGCATGCCGAGAACGGCCCGGCGATCGATGTGCTGGTCGAACAACTACTGGCGCAGGGCAAGACCGATCCCTACTACCACGGCATCGCCCGGGCGTGGCAGCTCGAGGAGGAGGCCACGCACCGCGCGATCATGCTCGCCCAACTCACCGGCGCGCCGTTGTACGTGGTCCACGTCTCGGCGAAGCAGGCGGTGGCGCAACTCGCCGCCGCCCGCGACCAGGGGCAGAACGTGTACGGCGAGACCTGCCCTCAATACCTGTACCTCTCGCTCGAGGATCAGCTCGGCGCACCGGGGTTCGAAGGCGCGAAGTGGGTGTGCTCCACGCCGTTGCGGTCCAAGCACGAGCACCATCAGGATGAGGTCTGGCAGGCCCTGCGCACCAACGACCTGCAGATGGTGTCCACCGATCACTGCCCGTTCTGCATGAAGGGGCAGAAGGACATGGGGATCGGAGACTTCTCCAAGATCCCCAACGGCATCGGTTCGGTCGAGCACCGGATGGACTTGATGTACCAGGGCGTGGTCTCGGGGAAGATCAGCCTGGAACGCTGGGTGGAGATCACCTCGACCACACCGGCGCGGATGTTCGGAATGTACGGCCGCAAGGGCGTTCTCGCTCCTGGGGCCGACGCCGACATCGTGATCTACGATCCGAACGGCCACACGTCGATCGGACTCGAGAAGACCCACCACATGAACCTCGACTACTCGGCCTGGGAGGGCTTCGAGATCGACGGCCACGTCGACACCGTGCTCTCCCGCGGCAAGGTGATCGTCGATGACCACCAGTACCTCGGGCGCAAAGGCGACGGCCGATTCGTCCGCCGCGCACTGAGCCAGTACCTCATTTAG
- a CDS encoding aspartate aminotransferase family protein yields the protein MAAVDTADLDRRAYQLDRDFVFHSWSAQAALTPMVIAGGQGSRVWDHAGRSYLDFSSQLVDVNLGHQHPKMVRAIADQAAQLCTVGPSTANLARGEAARRIVDLAPEGLTKVFFTNGGADAIENAIRMARLHTGRSKVLSAYRSYHGNTGAAVVATGDWRRLPNEYATGHAHFHGPYLYRSEFWAQAPEQECDRALAHLERTVAVEGPDSVAAILLESVPGTAGVLVPPPGYLAGVREIADRHSIVLILDEVMAGFGRTGAWFAHTRHGVRPDLITFAKGVNSGYVPVGGVVIGETIAKTFDDRVFPGGLTYSGHPLACASIVAALDTMAEEGVVDNAARIGRDVLGPALRALAADSSLIGEVRGEGVFWALELVEDRATRVPLSADRMARIKADLIAAGLLPMVADNRIHVVPPCTVTDDEVAEAIAIYRSVLTQGEQR from the coding sequence ATGGCCGCCGTGGACACCGCGGATCTCGATCGCCGCGCGTACCAACTCGATCGCGACTTCGTCTTCCACTCCTGGTCCGCGCAGGCGGCACTGACGCCGATGGTGATCGCGGGTGGGCAGGGGAGCCGGGTGTGGGATCACGCAGGCCGCAGCTATCTCGACTTCTCCAGCCAACTGGTCGACGTCAATCTCGGACATCAACATCCGAAGATGGTGCGCGCGATAGCCGATCAGGCGGCTCAGCTGTGTACGGTCGGACCGTCGACGGCGAATCTGGCGCGCGGCGAGGCGGCGCGCCGGATCGTCGATCTCGCTCCCGAGGGCCTGACGAAGGTGTTCTTCACCAACGGCGGCGCCGACGCGATCGAGAACGCGATCCGCATGGCGCGCTTGCATACCGGTCGCAGCAAAGTGCTCAGCGCCTATCGCTCGTATCACGGCAACACGGGCGCCGCAGTGGTCGCCACCGGGGACTGGCGGCGACTGCCGAACGAATACGCCACCGGCCACGCGCACTTCCACGGTCCCTACCTGTACCGCTCCGAGTTCTGGGCGCAGGCCCCGGAGCAGGAATGCGATCGGGCACTGGCACACCTGGAACGCACCGTCGCCGTCGAGGGCCCGGACAGCGTGGCCGCGATCCTGCTGGAGTCCGTCCCCGGCACCGCCGGTGTGCTCGTTCCGCCACCCGGCTACCTGGCCGGCGTTCGCGAGATCGCCGATCGGCACTCGATCGTGCTCATCCTCGACGAGGTCATGGCCGGCTTCGGCCGGACCGGTGCGTGGTTCGCGCACACCCGTCACGGCGTGCGGCCCGATCTGATCACCTTCGCCAAGGGCGTCAACTCCGGCTACGTGCCCGTGGGTGGCGTCGTCATCGGGGAAACGATCGCGAAGACTTTCGACGACCGCGTCTTCCCGGGCGGACTCACCTACAGCGGTCATCCCCTGGCCTGCGCGTCCATCGTGGCAGCACTCGACACCATGGCCGAGGAAGGCGTGGTCGACAACGCCGCACGAATCGGGCGCGATGTGCTCGGGCCCGCCCTGCGCGCGCTGGCCGCCGACTCCTCGCTGATCGGTGAGGTGCGCGGAGAAGGCGTCTTCTGGGCGCTGGAGTTGGTCGAAGATCGTGCTACCCGGGTACCGCTGTCCGCCGACCGGATGGCCCGGATCAAAGCCGACCTGATCGCAGCTGGGTTGCTTCCGATGGTGGCGGACAACCGGATCCACGTGGTGCCACCGTGCACCGTTACCGATGACGAGGTCGCCGAGGCGATCGCGATCTACCGCTCCGTCCTGACTCAGGGAGAACAACGATGA
- a CDS encoding CoA-acylating methylmalonate-semialdehyde dehydrogenase, translating into MTVSTLDHLVAGRPWAGTSTRTSPVYDPALGTVSTEVRLASAADVDAVVAQAQAAQADWGEASVARRMDVLFRFRELLTTRRDELAQILTAEHGKVLADAAGEIARGIEVVDFALTMPHLNKGEFTQNASTGVDVYSVREPVGVVGIISPFNFPAMVPLWFFPLAIAAGNAVVLKPSEKDPSASNWLAALLDEAGLPPGVMNVVHGDKEAVDALLVHPGIAAISFVGSTPIAQYVYQQATAAGKRVQALGGAKNHMLVLPDADLDLAADAAVNAGFGSAGERCMAVSALLVVDSVADELVERIRTRMAALRTGDGRRGCDMGPLITAAHRDRVSGYIDIAAADGATVVVDGRTGEFDGAADGFWLGPTLLDRVPLDSAAYRDEIFGPVLSVIRVPGYAEAIDIINASPYGNGTAIFTNDGGAARRFQRQVQVGMIGINVPIPVPVAYYSFGGWKASMFGDAKAYGAAGYAFFTREKAVTSRWLDPSHGGINLGFPQND; encoded by the coding sequence ATGACCGTCAGCACACTCGATCACCTCGTCGCCGGACGCCCGTGGGCCGGTACCTCCACCCGCACCTCGCCGGTCTACGACCCGGCACTGGGCACGGTCAGCACCGAGGTTCGCCTCGCCTCGGCCGCCGATGTCGATGCCGTGGTGGCGCAGGCGCAGGCGGCCCAGGCCGATTGGGGTGAGGCGTCGGTCGCCCGCCGGATGGACGTGCTGTTCCGGTTCCGCGAACTGCTCACCACCCGGCGCGACGAACTCGCTCAGATCCTCACCGCCGAGCACGGGAAGGTGCTCGCCGACGCCGCGGGCGAGATCGCCCGTGGCATCGAGGTGGTCGATTTCGCCCTCACCATGCCGCACCTGAACAAGGGCGAGTTCACGCAGAACGCCTCCACCGGCGTCGACGTGTACTCGGTGCGCGAACCCGTGGGCGTGGTCGGCATCATCAGCCCGTTCAACTTCCCGGCCATGGTTCCGTTGTGGTTCTTCCCGCTCGCCATCGCAGCCGGGAATGCGGTGGTGCTCAAGCCCAGTGAGAAGGATCCGTCGGCCTCGAACTGGCTGGCGGCACTCCTGGACGAGGCGGGCCTGCCCCCCGGTGTGATGAACGTGGTCCACGGAGACAAGGAGGCCGTCGACGCACTGCTCGTGCACCCCGGGATCGCGGCGATCTCCTTCGTCGGCTCCACGCCGATCGCGCAGTACGTCTACCAGCAGGCGACCGCCGCCGGTAAGCGCGTGCAGGCCCTCGGCGGCGCGAAGAACCACATGCTGGTGCTCCCGGACGCCGACCTCGACCTCGCCGCCGACGCCGCGGTGAACGCCGGATTCGGCAGCGCGGGCGAGCGTTGCATGGCGGTGTCCGCACTGCTGGTGGTCGATTCGGTGGCCGATGAACTGGTCGAACGTATCCGCACCCGGATGGCCGCTTTGCGCACCGGCGACGGCCGGCGCGGCTGCGATATGGGGCCACTGATCACGGCCGCGCACCGGGACCGGGTGTCGGGGTACATCGATATCGCGGCGGCGGACGGTGCTACCGTCGTCGTCGACGGACGCACCGGCGAATTCGACGGTGCCGCTGATGGATTCTGGCTCGGTCCCACCCTGCTCGATCGGGTCCCGCTCGATTCCGCAGCCTACCGGGACGAGATCTTCGGGCCCGTGCTGTCGGTGATCCGGGTGCCGGGATACGCCGAGGCGATCGACATCATCAACGCCTCGCCCTACGGTAACGGCACCGCGATCTTCACCAACGACGGAGGCGCCGCACGGCGCTTCCAGCGGCAAGTCCAGGTGGGCATGATCGGGATCAACGTGCCGATCCCGGTTCCCGTCGCCTACTACAGCTTCGGCGGTTGGAAGGCCTCCATGTTCGGCGATGCGAAGGCGTACGGCGCCGCCGGGTACGCCTTCTTCACTCGCGAGAAGGCCGTGACCTCGAGGTGGCTCGATCCCAGCCACGGCGGCATCAACCTCGGTTTCCCACAGAACGACTGA
- a CDS encoding NCS1 family nucleobase:cation symporter-1, whose amino-acid sequence MSEPVTAQTDSTLINADLAPTTKENATWKSWDLFCLWMTSAHSLGSYGFAVGMLALGLTGWQTVLALFVGVLMLWGGSNLIGVAGQKVGVPFPVFARATFGIFGANIPALLRGLVAVFWYGIQTYLAALAVIALIVRIWPSTEAWTHGGFLGQSPLGWAVFMSLWVVQLMILSYGMDIVRRVSDFAGPVVWIGMFALALWMLDKADWSIDWNARAGSPLSGPSTVAAFVAVAFLMVAFMAGPLVNYADFARLSPSTRAIKRGNALGIPLNETAFVLISLVISLCSLKVFGDSSKDPVSLVSEIDSDVIVVIAALLFAIATVGINVVLNFVSPSYDISNVAPKYISFRMGGIITAVLSIVVLPWKVWGSEAAVVYFLGGVGALMGPVFGILVVDYYLIRRQGTRIADLYSTRPDGTYYFVRGVNPAAVAALAISGVVAVVIALVPDSQYVTALSWPIGATLGAVLVLVLTPVLGRGSRAPSPEAVAAER is encoded by the coding sequence ATGTCCGAACCGGTAACCGCACAGACTGATTCGACGCTGATCAATGCCGACCTGGCCCCCACGACCAAGGAGAACGCCACCTGGAAATCGTGGGACCTGTTCTGCCTGTGGATGACATCGGCGCACAGCCTCGGCAGCTACGGCTTCGCCGTCGGCATGCTGGCACTGGGCCTGACCGGCTGGCAGACGGTGCTCGCCCTGTTCGTGGGTGTGCTGATGCTCTGGGGCGGATCGAACCTGATCGGGGTGGCCGGGCAGAAGGTGGGGGTGCCGTTCCCGGTATTCGCCCGGGCCACCTTCGGGATCTTCGGTGCCAACATTCCCGCGCTGCTGCGCGGACTGGTCGCCGTGTTCTGGTACGGCATCCAGACCTACCTGGCGGCGCTCGCGGTGATCGCGCTGATCGTCCGGATCTGGCCCTCCACCGAGGCGTGGACGCACGGCGGCTTCCTCGGACAGAGTCCCCTCGGATGGGCCGTCTTCATGAGCCTGTGGGTGGTGCAGCTGATGATCCTGTCCTACGGAATGGACATCGTCCGCCGGGTCTCGGACTTCGCCGGGCCGGTGGTCTGGATCGGGATGTTCGCGCTGGCCCTGTGGATGCTCGATAAGGCCGATTGGAGCATCGACTGGAACGCGCGGGCCGGCTCGCCGCTGTCCGGGCCGAGCACCGTGGCGGCCTTCGTCGCCGTCGCCTTCCTGATGGTGGCGTTCATGGCGGGGCCGCTGGTGAACTACGCCGACTTCGCCCGGTTGTCCCCGTCCACGCGGGCCATCAAGCGGGGCAACGCCCTCGGCATTCCGCTCAACGAGACCGCCTTCGTGTTGATCTCCCTGGTGATCTCGCTCTGCTCGCTGAAGGTCTTCGGTGACAGCTCGAAGGACCCGGTGTCGCTGGTGTCGGAGATCGACTCCGACGTGATCGTGGTGATCGCCGCGCTGCTCTTCGCGATCGCGACGGTCGGTATCAACGTGGTGCTCAACTTCGTCTCGCCCTCCTACGACATCAGCAACGTCGCGCCCAAGTACATCTCCTTCCGCATGGGAGGCATCATCACCGCGGTCCTCTCGATCGTGGTGCTGCCCTGGAAGGTCTGGGGGAGCGAGGCTGCAGTGGTGTACTTCCTCGGCGGGGTCGGTGCGCTGATGGGACCGGTCTTCGGCATCCTGGTCGTCGACTACTACCTCATCCGCAGGCAGGGCACCCGCATCGCGGACCTGTACTCGACCCGGCCCGACGGCACGTACTACTTCGTGCGCGGCGTCAATCCCGCGGCCGTCGCCGCTCTCGCGATCTCCGGCGTCGTGGCGGTGGTGATCGCCCTGGTACCCGACTCGCAGTACGTGACGGCCCTGAGCTGGCCGATCGGTGCGACCCTCGGCGCGGTGCTGGTGTTGGTACTCACCCCGGTTCTCGGCCGCGGTTCCCGGGCGCCGAGCCCCGAGGCGGTTGCGGCCGAGCGCTGA
- a CDS encoding MFS transporter: MPSVFVSLRTRNYRLWAGGQSVSLVGTWMQRVAEDWLVLDLAHGRAWVLGVVMALQFGPTLLLSAWAGLLADRYDKRRVLMLTQSAAALCAAALAVLTLSGIVALWHVFVIAFVFGCTAAIAGPFRQAFTIEMVGPELLPNAIGLNSMVFNAARIVGPAIAGLLIAGVGTGAVFAVNAVFTGAIVAALLAMRVAQLHPSPPVERAKGQVREGFRYVRHRPELLLVIVAVFFVSTFGINFPLALSILARQGFGLGADAYGLLSTMLAIGTLSGALVAAKRTGRAALRTCLVGGTAFGVVQVCTGLAPWFWLAAALLIAVGFLQMAFTTSAMSIMQLSVDPEFRGRVMGIYMLAFLGGTPLGAPLLGAIADATTPTAPLLVGGVVSALTCALCGMYALRGSRNSV, encoded by the coding sequence ATGCCGAGTGTTTTCGTGTCCCTGCGGACGCGGAACTATCGGCTCTGGGCCGGCGGACAGTCGGTCAGCCTCGTCGGCACCTGGATGCAACGCGTCGCCGAGGACTGGCTGGTGCTCGATCTCGCGCACGGCCGCGCCTGGGTGCTCGGTGTGGTGATGGCCCTGCAGTTCGGCCCCACCCTGCTGCTATCGGCGTGGGCGGGATTGCTCGCGGACCGCTACGACAAGCGGCGGGTCCTGATGCTCACACAGTCGGCGGCCGCACTCTGCGCCGCGGCCCTCGCGGTGCTCACGCTCTCCGGCATCGTCGCGCTGTGGCACGTCTTCGTGATCGCCTTCGTCTTCGGATGTACCGCGGCGATCGCGGGTCCCTTCCGGCAGGCGTTCACCATCGAGATGGTGGGGCCGGAGTTGTTGCCCAATGCCATCGGGCTCAATTCGATGGTGTTCAACGCCGCCCGAATCGTGGGGCCGGCGATCGCGGGCCTGCTCATCGCCGGCGTGGGCACCGGCGCGGTGTTCGCGGTCAACGCCGTGTTCACCGGCGCGATCGTGGCTGCGCTGCTCGCGATGCGAGTGGCACAGCTGCACCCGTCGCCACCGGTGGAGCGCGCGAAGGGCCAGGTGCGCGAGGGCTTCCGGTATGTCCGACACAGGCCCGAACTGCTGCTGGTGATCGTCGCGGTGTTCTTCGTCTCGACCTTCGGCATCAACTTCCCACTGGCCCTGTCGATCCTGGCCAGGCAGGGCTTCGGTCTCGGCGCCGATGCCTACGGCCTCCTGTCCACCATGCTCGCGATCGGCACGCTCTCCGGAGCACTCGTCGCCGCGAAACGCACCGGACGAGCAGCGTTGCGCACGTGCCTGGTGGGCGGAACGGCGTTCGGTGTGGTCCAGGTGTGCACCGGCCTGGCTCCGTGGTTCTGGCTGGCCGCCGCGCTACTGATCGCGGTGGGATTCCTGCAGATGGCCTTCACCACCTCGGCGATGAGCATCATGCAACTCTCCGTGGATCCCGAGTTCCGCGGCCGGGTCATGGGCATCTACATGCTGGCCTTCCTCGGCGGCACACCGCTGGGTGCGCCGCTCCTCGGCGCCATCGCCGACGCGACGACGCCGACCGCGCCCCTCCTCGTCGGCGGGGTGGTCTCCGCTCTCACCTGCGCCCTGTGCGGGATGTATGCGCTGCGTGGGTCGCGGAACAGCGTCTGA
- a CDS encoding DUF6928 family protein: MGARAATIWFIDVAEPKGILAIAGRPDEAASRAIAERVLGGPVAGRPESLARAADPLPGHVYVGAYGGLTVVAHEGLRVTKPSELAASWWELVPAGRSFLLIADPDRAIGGFGIHTGADVRRSFAAHPLDILEDEGLPELFEGSFWAGEHPLTYAAGVQPDPRALPFHPMEFAEQANRELLGFRFTHPLEPTDLDPARIQVIDFVPASAVAEAPVQQAAPAPGPDGAPHTPQPENEQSQDDERGRVRSFFGF, encoded by the coding sequence GTGGGCGCGAGAGCCGCGACGATCTGGTTCATCGATGTTGCCGAGCCGAAGGGCATTCTGGCCATCGCCGGCCGGCCCGATGAGGCCGCATCCCGGGCGATAGCCGAACGCGTCCTCGGCGGCCCCGTGGCGGGACGCCCGGAATCGCTGGCGCGCGCGGCGGATCCGCTGCCCGGGCATGTGTACGTGGGCGCGTACGGCGGCCTCACGGTGGTGGCACACGAGGGCCTGCGGGTGACGAAACCGAGCGAGCTGGCGGCGTCGTGGTGGGAGTTGGTGCCGGCGGGCCGCAGCTTCCTGCTCATCGCCGATCCGGACCGCGCGATCGGCGGTTTCGGCATCCACACCGGTGCCGATGTGCGCCGGTCGTTCGCCGCGCATCCACTCGACATCCTCGAAGACGAGGGCCTGCCGGAGCTGTTCGAGGGTTCGTTCTGGGCGGGCGAGCACCCGCTCACCTACGCTGCGGGAGTGCAGCCCGATCCGCGGGCGCTGCCCTTCCATCCGATGGAGTTCGCGGAGCAGGCCAACCGGGAGCTCTTGGGCTTCCGGTTCACCCACCCCCTGGAGCCGACGGATCTCGATCCCGCCCGGATCCAGGTGATCGATTTCGTACCCGCCTCGGCGGTCGCGGAGGCACCGGTGCAGCAGGCCGCTCCCGCGCCGGGGCCCGACGGTGCGCCGCATACCCCGCAGCCAGAGAACGAGCAGTCGCAGGACGACGAGCGCGGCCGCGTGCGTTCCTTCTTCGGCTTCTGA
- the sepH gene encoding septation protein SepH, with product MQELRVVALDDDGTSLVCEGPAGRFHLPIDDTLRAAVAGELTRGAQTELELGADLSPRDIQARIRAGASVEEVAALAGAPVHRIKRFANPVLLERARAAELAQLAHPVRGDGPMHTALADVVRGALVERGHTDTTEWDAWKGPENRWVVRIAWTVGKSRNEAHYKFAPGAHGGTATPIDETARELLDPDARRALRSIERSTPVDDLDVDEPLRAVGGDAPRRAPEAPRRAPEAPRQAPEAPRDHDRRHPEMPSWEDVLLGVRGGKNG from the coding sequence ATGCAGGAACTGCGGGTTGTGGCACTGGACGACGATGGCACGTCGCTGGTCTGCGAGGGCCCCGCGGGCCGTTTCCACCTGCCGATCGACGACACCTTGCGCGCCGCCGTGGCCGGTGAACTGACCCGCGGTGCGCAGACCGAGCTCGAGCTGGGGGCAGATCTGTCGCCGCGCGACATCCAGGCACGTATCCGCGCAGGTGCCTCCGTGGAGGAGGTCGCGGCGCTGGCGGGCGCGCCCGTCCACCGGATCAAGCGATTCGCCAACCCCGTTCTCCTGGAGCGGGCGCGCGCCGCCGAACTGGCGCAACTCGCGCACCCGGTGCGAGGCGATGGCCCGATGCACACGGCGCTGGCCGATGTGGTGCGCGGGGCGCTGGTCGAGCGCGGCCACACCGATACCACCGAGTGGGACGCCTGGAAGGGCCCCGAGAACCGCTGGGTGGTCCGGATCGCGTGGACCGTGGGCAAGTCCCGTAACGAGGCGCACTACAAGTTCGCCCCCGGAGCTCACGGCGGCACCGCGACGCCGATCGACGAGACGGCGCGTGAACTGCTCGATCCCGATGCCCGGCGTGCTCTCCGCAGCATCGAGCGCAGCACGCCCGTGGACGATCTCGATGTCGACGAGCCACTGCGGGCCGTCGGTGGCGACGCTCCCCGCCGGGCACCGGAGGCCCCGCGCCGCGCACCTGAGGCCCCCCGACAGGCGCCCGAGGCGCCGCGTGATCACGACCGCCGCCATCCGGAGATGCCGTCGTGGGAGGACGTTCTGCTCGGCGTCCGCGGCGGCAAGAACGGCTGA
- the serC gene encoding phosphoserine transaminase — protein MTIEIPAALKPADGRFGCGPSKVRPEQLQSLVDTGASVFGTSHRQAPVKNVVGRVRAGLKDLFSLPEGYEVVLGNGGTTAFWDAAAFGLIRERSQHFTYGEFSNKFASVAKGNPFIGDPVVVSSDPGSAPELVADGSVDLIGWAHNETSTGVAVPISRLQGSENALIAIDATSGAGGLPVNIADTDVYYFAPQKCFAADGGLWVALMSPAALARVEEIKASGRYTPEFLSLPIAVDNSSKNQTYNTPALATLLLFANQIECINGNGGLDWAVGRTKDSSDRLYQWAQASEFATPFVTDPALRSQVVGTIDFDEKIDAAAVATTLRANGIVDTEPYRKLGRNQLRIGMFPAIDPEDVTALTRCIDFVVERVSADA, from the coding sequence ATGACGATCGAGATCCCCGCCGCGCTCAAGCCCGCCGACGGTCGCTTCGGCTGCGGCCCGTCCAAGGTCCGCCCGGAGCAGTTGCAATCGCTCGTCGATACCGGCGCCTCGGTGTTCGGCACCAGCCACCGTCAGGCCCCGGTGAAGAACGTCGTGGGCCGCGTGCGCGCGGGCCTCAAGGACCTCTTCTCGCTCCCCGAGGGCTACGAAGTGGTACTCGGCAACGGCGGCACCACCGCCTTCTGGGATGCCGCCGCCTTCGGCCTGATCCGCGAGCGCAGCCAGCACTTCACCTACGGCGAGTTCAGCAACAAGTTCGCGAGCGTCGCCAAGGGCAACCCGTTCATCGGTGACCCGGTCGTGGTCTCGAGCGATCCGGGCTCGGCGCCCGAGCTGGTCGCCGATGGTTCGGTCGATCTCATCGGGTGGGCGCACAACGAGACCTCGACCGGCGTCGCGGTGCCGATCAGCCGCCTGCAGGGCAGCGAGAACGCGCTGATCGCGATCGACGCCACGTCGGGTGCCGGCGGCCTGCCGGTGAACATCGCCGACACCGATGTCTACTACTTCGCGCCGCAGAAGTGCTTCGCCGCCGACGGCGGGCTGTGGGTCGCGCTGATGAGCCCGGCCGCCCTGGCGCGGGTCGAGGAGATCAAGGCCTCGGGCCGCTACACCCCCGAGTTCCTCTCGCTGCCCATCGCGGTGGACAACTCCAGCAAGAATCAGACGTACAACACCCCCGCGCTGGCCACGCTGCTGCTGTTCGCGAACCAGATCGAGTGCATCAACGGGAACGGCGGCCTCGACTGGGCTGTGGGTCGCACCAAGGATTCGAGCGACCGCCTGTACCAGTGGGCGCAGGCCAGCGAGTTCGCGACGCCTTTCGTCACGGACCCCGCGTTGCGCAGCCAGGTGGTCGGCACCATCGACTTCGATGAGAAGATCGACGCGGCCGCCGTGGCCACGACGCTCCGCGCGAACGGCATCGTCGACACCGAGCCGTACCGCAAGCTGGGCCGCAACCAGCTGCGCATCGGCATGTTCCCGGCGATCGATCCCGAGGACGTGACCGCCCTCACCAGGTGCATCGATTTCGTGGTCGAGCGCGTGTCTGCCGACGCGTAG
- a CDS encoding citrate synthase 2, with amino-acid sequence MATDIPGGLDGVVAFSTEIAEPDRAGGVLRYRGVDVSDLVRNHVTYSEVWGLLVDGEWGNPLPAAEPFPLPIHSGDVRVDAQAGLAMLGPLWGFEPLLDIDDATARENLARASVMTLSFVAQSARGLERPAVPQHIIDQSPTVTHRFMTRWHGEPDPDHVRAIDAYFVTAAEHGLNTSTLTARVIASTGADVSTALSGAVGALSGPLHGGAPSRVLPMLDEVERTDDPRAVVTTRLDRGEKIMGFGHRIYRAEDPRAAVLREVARDLNAPRYAAAAALEREANQVFAERRPDRAISTNVEFWAAVILDYAKVPVRMMPAMFTCARTAGWCAHILEQKRSDKLIRPSAQYTGPGARRPDEVPGWDTIRL; translated from the coding sequence ATGGCGACTGACATTCCCGGCGGTCTCGACGGCGTGGTGGCGTTCTCCACGGAGATCGCCGAACCCGACCGGGCGGGCGGCGTGCTGCGCTACCGCGGCGTCGACGTCTCCGACCTGGTGCGCAATCACGTCACCTATTCGGAGGTGTGGGGCCTGCTGGTCGACGGAGAATGGGGCAATCCACTCCCCGCGGCCGAACCGTTCCCGCTCCCGATCCACAGCGGCGACGTTCGCGTGGACGCGCAAGCGGGGCTCGCCATGCTGGGCCCGCTGTGGGGCTTCGAACCGCTGCTCGACATCGACGATGCGACGGCCCGCGAGAACCTGGCCCGCGCGTCGGTGATGACGCTGAGTTTCGTCGCGCAGTCGGCCCGCGGCCTGGAGCGACCGGCGGTGCCGCAGCACATCATCGACCAATCCCCCACCGTGACGCACCGGTTCATGACCCGGTGGCACGGCGAACCGGACCCCGACCACGTGCGGGCGATCGACGCCTACTTCGTCACGGCGGCCGAGCACGGTCTCAACACCTCGACGCTGACGGCGCGGGTGATCGCGTCGACGGGGGCCGACGTCTCGACGGCGCTCTCCGGTGCGGTGGGCGCACTGTCGGGACCGCTGCACGGCGGCGCCCCCTCGCGCGTGCTCCCGATGCTCGATGAGGTGGAGCGGACCGACGATCCGCGCGCCGTGGTCACCACGCGGCTCGACCGCGGCGAGAAGATCATGGGCTTCGGGCACCGGATCTACCGTGCGGAGGACCCGCGGGCCGCGGTGCTGCGCGAGGTGGCCCGCGACCTGAACGCGCCCCGCTACGCGGCGGCCGCGGCGCTGGAGCGGGAGGCGAATCAGGTGTTCGCCGAGCGCCGCCCCGACCGCGCCATCTCGACCAATGTGGAGTTCTGGGCCGCGGTGATCCTGGACTACGCGAAGGTCCCGGTCCGGATGATGCCGGCCATGTTCACCTGCGCGCGGACCGCCGGCTGGTGCGCCCACATCCTGGAGCAGAAGCGGTCCGACAAGCTGATCCGGCCGTCCGCCCAGTACACCGGCCCGGGAGCCCGGCGGCCGGATGAGGTGCCCGGGTGGGACACCATTAGGCTTTAG